The nucleotide sequence TTTCAGCGTACGAGATCGCGCAGGCGGCCATCGACAGCGGTCTCGAGGAACTGCCGATACGATCGGTCGCGGCTGCGTGCGTACAGCAGCTTCCTTTACATCATCGAGATCCCTTCGATCGAATTCTCGTCGCGCAAGCTATCTCCGAACCGGCCAGGCTGCTGACCGTCGATCGGTCGTTGGTGCCCTACTCCGACCTCGTCGTACTCGTTTAGGATTCAGTGGCGATCCGGACCGCAGTCGCGTTCGAAGGAATGCTTTAGAAGGTGATCCCTAGGAAGTGGTGCCTTTTTCTGGTCGCTTTTTGCGAGACGGCGAGTCTCTCTTCGCGTTGAGCGACGACTGTGTAGTGATTTCCGGGAAAGTCTGCGCGTAGCAACGTTCGGCAACGTGCCGCTTCGGCGTCGCCGCTGCGCGAATGAAGGCGCGCGAACAGGTGAGACATCCGGTATTCGCGTTGCGGAATCCACGGATCGGCTGGATACTTCCGAACCCAATCTTCGATGGCCGCCTGGGTCGTCATCAGGCGATTATAGCTGGCGCCCCTGCGCTCCGCATCGCCGATGCGATTGGTAATTTCGAGCGGGCTCATCTGCGCGCGGCCAAAGTACTCGTCAGCCGGAGCCGACTGCGATCGGGCCCCCGCGCCCAATATGCAAGAAAGAGCAAGCGATAGCAGCCCGATAAGGACCAATCCCAAGCGATGCCACATACGACGACTCCGCGCCTTTGCTGGCCAAAAGCCAGGCGTCAGATTATCTTACATCGCGCCGAAGCCTCAGCGCAAACCGGCACGCGCCGAGGGAGCCGAACTTTCGGCGAACTGGGGGTTCTTCTTCTCCAGTCGGCACCCGCCGGCCCGACAGGCGCCTCGGCACGTCATCCCTGGTCGATCGGTTACAACTTGACGCTGACCGAGCCGGTGATCTGCAGCGGCTGCACGACGCCTAAGAATCCCGTGTTGTTTCCGTTGAACCAGAAAGCGTAGGGGTATTGCAGTTGCGGCGGCGGCCGCGACGAGATCGAGTTGGGGTAGAAGTTGCCCGACGGATAGAGAAAGTTCGTCGGCAGCGAGCCGTAGGCGCAGACGTACGGGTTATCCCACGCGTAGCCGCGCTGGCCGCAAATGTCGAGCAGATTCGTGAAGTTGAGCCGCGCCGTGACGCGCGGGCTCACGTCGTAACTGAGCGCCACGCCCATCTGTAACTGCCACGGCTGCTTGAAAGCGCCGAGGTTGTCGTAGCCTTTCGTAAACGGATCGGGGATGAAGAGCGGGAGGCTTCCGAAATCGTCGCACGACGCCGGGTCGGCGGCCTTCCCGTGCGCCGCGACCCACGACGGCGGCGGCGCGTAGCACGACGTCGGGTCGAAGCCCGGCCAGGCCGTCGGAGCGCCGTACTCGGCGCCCGAGTTGAAGTTCCAATAGTTCGTCACCGCAAAGCGCTGATGCCGGTAGTTGAGCAGCAACGTGACGACGTAAGGCACCGCGTAGCCATTGGCGGCCGCCGCGGGTCCGGGAATGACGTCGTAGGTCGGATACCACGCCGTGTCGGAGAAAATATTCTGATACGGCTGATTGTAGTAGGGGTTCTGGACGACGCCGGGCTGCTTGCAGTTGTTCGTGCCGGCGCCGGGCGTGTAGCCGTAGCCTTCGAAGAAGTAACAGGGGTAGCCGCCATGGCCTTTGAGGAACGCGTCGTAGGAGCGGATGTAGCCGTTGAGCTGATCGATGACGTTCTGGTTCGTTCCGCTGAAGTTCTGATAGCGGATCTGACTGTGCGTGTACGTGAACGAGAGCGCGCCGCTGAGCCCCTCTTGCGCGAAGTCCCCCTTCTGCACCGCGAACTCGACGCCGCTGCTCTGCTGGTTCCCAACGTTGAGCCCCGATTCCAGTCCGCCCTGCGGATCAATGTAGAAGTTCTGCAGTTGGTCGCGCGTCGCGCGGAAGAACGGGCTCAGCTTGAAGCTCCAATCGGTTCCCTTCACCCGGTGCTCCCAGGAAAGGTCGTAGTTATACGACGTGTCGGGACGAATCAGGTGGTCGGGCGAGTTGAAGCCATAGCCGTAGAAATGGTTGCCGAGGAACTTCGGCAGATCTTCGACGATCGTGTTGTACTGAACCCACGACGAGTTCGGCGGCCGCGCGTAGACGCCGAACGATCCCCGCAGCACGTCGTTGGAGTCGAGCGAGTACGTTACGCCGAGGCGCGGCTGAAAGCGCGCCGTCGTGTAGGAGCCGCCGCTCGTGTTGACGAGCGCCCCGTACGGCGACTGCGCGAGCGGCACGGTCTGCACGCCGTTGACCGACGGACAGGGTCCGACGCCGTTCTGCGTCCGGTCGATCGGCTTGTTGTTGTTGACGCCAGGCGCAAAGCAGAACTCCGCGTTGTAGGCGTTAAACCAGAACTGGCGGGCCGGATCGTTCGGGCTCGTGTCGCCGAAGAGATACTGGAAGTCCTCGATGCGCAGCCCGAGGTTGACGTTGAGCTTGTCGTCGGGCCGCCATTGATCGTTGATCGAGTAGCCGGTGAAGGCCGTGTTGACCTGGTTGAGCCCCTGATTCCCGCTCTCGAACGTCTTGGTCACGAGCCACTGCGGGTCGACGCCGGCCGCGCAGGCCGGCAGTTTCGGGCTCGTCTTGCACGAGTACGTTGGCGGCGGCTGCGGATCGCTGAGCGTCCCTTGCGTTTGATCGTAGCAGCCGATCTGCAGGCCCGACGACGGATCGTAGCACTTGCCGTTCGTACCGACGTAGCTCGTGACCGGCCAATCCGACGGGAAGTACGTCGCGAACCAGCGCTGCAGGTTCGAATACGTGTAGGCGCCGGTAATGCTGAGCAGATGCGCCGAGCTCAGCTGGTTGACGTAACTGAGGTTGAGTCCGCGCGTGTGGTCGGGCAGAAAGTACGGAAGCTCCCAGCCGTAATACGGCTGCGCGTCGGAATTATAGCCGTTGATGTCCCAGTTCGAGTAGAGCATGTATCCCGAGAGCCGCAGATACGACGACGCGGAGAACTCGTGCTGGTACTGAAGCTTCTCGACGGCCACGCCGTTGTCGTTGGGATCGCGAATGTCGTTGGGGAGCAACCCTTGGAACGCGTGCGGCGGGCTCGAGGGGTAGAAGTACTTCTTGACGGCGGCTTGATCGAACGGCTGCATCACCGCTCCGTTGTACGAGTACGTGTCGTCCCAGGTCAGCGGGCCGTAGAGCGCGTCGACGGTGTTCGCACCGAAGTCGTTCGTCGAGCTGTAATACTGGTTGAGGTTCTCGCTCGTCATCCAGAGCGCCTGAACGTCGTCGCGCAAGCCGTTGGCCTGCGGGATGCCGACGTGGAAGTTGACGATCGTGTCGCGCAGCGATTGCGTCGCGAGCGAGTACCCCAGCCCCGAGGTGAAGAGCACCGGCGACGGCGCGCCGGTGTAGACGTAGCCATTGTCGTACGGCGTCGACGTGCAGGTGGACGCGCCGCACGTGTTGCCCGGAACCGGGCTGACCGGATAGAAGAACGAGTCGGGGATGTTCGAGCCGTTCTGATTGTTCACGTAGTTGAACGCCTGATTGCTCCCGCCGATGCCGATGTAATAGCTGAACGTGCGGTCCGGCGTCGAGCCTCCGGCCTCGACCGAGGCCTGATGGTAGAACGCGGGATAGCCGACGGAGAGATTCGCATCGGCGTAACCCGGTGAGGTTCCGGTCTTGATCACCTGATTGACGTAGCCGGAGATGCCTTGCGCGTCGGAGCTTGCGGGCACGCCCCCCGTGTAGACCTGCACCTCTTGACTGCCGAGGCTCGACAGCATCGTCTGCGGCGCGTTGTCGTAGGCGCGATTGACGGGAATGCCGTCGAGTTCGTAACCGACCTGATCGATGTCGCCGCCGCGCACGTGCACGGTCTGCCACCAGCCGACCTCTCCCGGATCGACCATGACGCCGGGCACCGAGGCGATCGCGCCGTACGCATTGTTCAAGCTGCCCGCGCCGGAGAGACCCTGCCGCGCCGTCTGCCCGCTCGCGTTGATCGAGTAGACGTCGCTCGTGGTGCCTGCTTTCACGAGACTCCCGCCCGATTGCGCGGTGACGCGCGCGATCGTGCGCAGCGTCGGATTCATCGAGACGTTATACGTCTGCACCTGATCGGCGATGACGGTCACGCCCGCTTGCGAAACGGGATCGTATCCGCTCTTCGTAAACGTCAGCGCGTACGTATCGGGCGCAAGGGAGAGGAATCTAAACGTTCCGCTCTCGTCGCTCGTGGATTTTGCGCTCTGCGACGGCGAGGTCGCGGTGACGATCACCCCCGCGAGCGGTGAGTGCTTCTGCGCGTCCATGACGCGGCCGGTGATGCCGCCCGTCGTTCCCGCTACGACGTGCGACGGCAGCGATACGAGGATGACCAGAGCGGCCGGGATCGCTCTCAACCAGCGCATGGAGGGGATTATCCCACTACCAGCCGCTTGCCCTTTCTGCTCCTACTCCTCAACCCACTCGCGGGTGAGATAGAGCCAGAACGCCAGGCCGGCATACTCTCGGTAGCGAGCAAAGGCGCGACGGATCGTCGCGTCCGCGGCCTGCTTCCTTCCCGCCAATCGGCGGTACTTCGGCCGGGTCCAGGAGTCGAGAACGAGGTTGCGATGGCGCCCCACGAGCTGCATGACGTGCGCGGCGCCGTAGGGTCCGATGCCGGGAAGGGCCAGCAGCACCTCTTCTACTTCTTCTTCGGTCAGCGACGACGGGCCGTAGAGCGATTCGAGGTCGAGCTTCCCGGAGACGACGTCACGGGCGATCGCCCGGACGTACGGACCGCGGTATCCCATCCGAGCGACGTCGCGATACCACGACGCCGGCGTGGCGGCGAGTTGTGCCGCGTCCGGAAAGGCGCCGCCGCCGAGCGCGGCGAGCGCGCCGGTCATGCGGATCGTCGCCGACCAGGCGCAGTTCGTCGTGCAGATTGTCTTGACGACGTCTTCGAAGACGGTCGGGCTCGCCAGGATCCTCCCGGCGCCCTTCGCCGCCCATCCCAGCGCACCGTCGCCGGCGATCAGGGCGTAGAACGGCGCTAGATCGTCGCGCAGCCGGAACATCCGCGCGACCGCGCTTTCGAGCGCTGCGGCTTGCCGCCGGCCGACGCGGGCCTCCGTCTCGGCCACGAGCCGCGAGCCGCGCTCGCGCACCGCGACCTCGACGACCCGATCGCCGACTCGAAAAGCCCGGCGATAGACGAGCGGATCGGGCTCGATCGAAGCCGGCGCGAGCGCCGCCAAGCCGTGCGAGTAGACCGTCCTCGCAAAATCGATCGGCTCTCCGCCCGCACCGCGCAGCGGGAGTTCGAAGAGCGCCATCGAGCCGGGCGTTATGCTACGTAGGAGATGTTCACGGCGACGCCCGCCGCGGCGGCGCGCATCAGCACGCCGTAGACTTCATCGAGCTCGCGCTCGATCGTCGCGATCTCACCCGCGCTGACGTGAAAGCGCGCGGCATGCGTCCAGAGCAGGCTGCGCGCGCGCTCGAGCGCGCTGCGCAATCGCTCCGGCGTCGCTTCGAGCACCGGCCAATCCATCTCGCCCTGCGCGGGGACGACCCGCCAGCCGGGACCCGATAGAAACGGCGTTTCGTCCTCGGGACCGAGGGCGTGCGGCACGGCTGCGAGCACGTCGACCGCCTCTTGATCGGCGATGGAGAGCGGCAGCCCAAGCTCGCCCAACCGAAGGATGTAGCGGAAGAACGAGGCGCTCCCGACGGTATAGGCCCCGGCGGTTGACGCCACGTTGACGTGGATGAGGTCGAGCTCGGGGTCGTGGTGAGAGCCGGTCATCCTCTCCTAGTTCGAGGGAATGAGCCCCAGTTCTTTGACGGCATCGCGTTCCTTGCGCAGCTCCTCGAGGGTAGCCTCGATCTTCGCACGGCCGAACTCGCCCTGCTCGATCCCCTCAACGATATACGATACCCCGTTCTCCGTGCGCGACGGAAACGAGAAGATCAAGCCGGGATCGACGCCGTACTCGCCGTGCGAGCAGCGGCCGACGGAGTACAGCTCGCCGGCGGGCGTATCGTGGGTGAGATTGTAGACCCCGGTGATCGCAGCGTTCGCGGCCGATGCCGCCGACGAGGCGCCCCGCGCCTTGATCACCTCGGCGCCGCGGTTTTGCACGGTCGTGATGAATTCGTTCTCGAGCCAGGCGCGGTCGGCGATCGCTTCGTGCGCGGCCTTGCCGCCGACGCGCGCGTTCGCGAAGTCCGGATACTGGGTCGTCGAGTGATTCCCCCAGATGACGACCCGTGCCACGTCGCCGACGCCGACGCCGGCCTTCTTCGCGAGCTGCGTGCGGGCGCGGAGTTCGTCGAGCGTCGTCATCGCGAAGAACCGGTCGTTGGGAATCTTCGGCGCGTTGCTCATCGCGATGAGCGCATTCGTGTTCGCCGGGTTGCCGACGACGAAGACGCGCACGTCTTCTGCCGCGTTCGCGTCGATCGCGCGCCCCTGCTCGGTGAAGATCGCCCCATTCACGCGCAGGAGATCGGAGCGCTCCATGCCGGCCTTGCGTGGAACCGCGCCGACGAGGACCGCCCAGTTGACGCCGCGCATCGCCTCGCCGACGTCCGAACCGTAGCGAACGTCACGCAACAGCGGGAAGGCGCAGTCGTCGAGTTCCATCACGATCCCGCCGAGCGCGCCGAGCGCCGGTTCGAGTTCGAGCAGTTGGAGTTCGAGCTCGGTCTCGGGACCGAACATCTGGCCCGACGCGATGCGAAAGAGGAGCGCGTAGCCGATCTGCCCGGCCGCGCCCGTCACCGCTACCTTGATCCGCTTCTTCACCAGGCCTCCGTTCTTTCGGCAGAAGTCGCGCTCATGCAGGGCGAAGGCGATACGCCGATGACCGAGCATGCGCTGGTTGGCTACGACGCCTGCATTCGCTGCGGGCTCTGCCTGCCGTCGTGTCCGACCTATCTCGAGACTATGACAGAAACATCGGGACCGCGCGGCCGCATTAGTCTCATGAAGGCGGTCGCCGAAGAGCGGCTAGATCTGCTCAGTCCCGGCTTCGTCGGGCAGATGTCCGAGTGCCTCGATTGTCGCGCGTGCGAGGCTGCATGCCCGTCCGGCGTCCGTTACGGAAGTCTCCTCGAAACGGCGCGCACGCAGATCCGGCGAGCGCAGGCGCCGGACGACGCACCGCGCAGCCAAAGGATCAGGGATCTCGTGCGGTCGCTTTTCGCCCGGCCCGACCGCATGCGTCTCGCGGCGACGCTGCTTCGCATCGCGCAGCAGACGGGATTGATTCACGCGGCGTCGCTCTTTGGGTTACGCCGTGCCGCGCAGTTGGCGCCGAAGATACCCGGCGATATCTTCGTCGCGCGCGGCCAGCGGTACGAGGCCGAGCGGCCGCAGGGCCTCGCCTTTCTGCACGCCGGTTGCGTGATGGCCGTGGCCTTCCCCGGCGTGCACCGCGCGACGATGCGAATGCTCGCGCGGGCCGGACTCTCGGTGACCGTGCCGGCGGCGCAAGGCTGCTGCGGCGCGATCGCGCTCCATGCCGGCGAGATGGATTTCGCCCGCGAGCTCGCCAAGACGAACGTCGCGGCGTTCGAGCAGAGCGGCGCCGACGTCTACGTTTCCAACGCGGCGGGCTGCGGCAGCGCGCTCAAAGAGTACGGCGAGCTCTTCGAAGACGACCCGGAGTGGGCGCCGCGCGCCGCAGCGTTCTCACAGCGGGTGCGCGACGTCACCGAGGTGCTCGACGCGATGGATCTCGGCTCGCCGAAACGCGCGCTCGACGCCAACGTGACGTACCAGGAGCCGTGCCATCTCGCGCACGCGCAGCGCGTGACCGGCGCGCCGCGGCGTCTGCTCGCGCGCATCCCCGGTCTGCGTCTCGTCGAGATGGAGGAGAGCGCCGTCTGTTGCGGCAGCGCCGGAATCTACAATCTCACCGAGCCGGAGATGTCGTCGCGCTTGCTTCGGCGCAAGACCGGAGCGATCGTGCGCAGCGGCGCGACGATCGTCGCAACGGCGAACCCCGGTTGCGCCATCCAGGTGAGCGCGGGCTTACGCGAGGCGAACTATCCGGCGCAGGTGCGACACGTCGTCGAGTTGCTCGACGAGGCGTTTACCTAGAGCACGCTGACGCGATCGTGCTCGCGGCGCGCGTCTTCCAGCGTGTTGTAGACCGCGAAGACGCCGATCAAACCGGTGATGTTGAGCAGCCGCGCGATCGAGCCGTCGGCCACGACCAAACGCAGCGACCCGTCGTGTTCGGCTAAGCGACGGTGCGCGCCGATCAGCACGCCGAGGCCGGTGGAGTCGAGAAACTCGAGTTGCGTGAGATCCACGATAAGATGCCGGCTGCCTTTCTCCGTCGCGTCGTTGAAGGCGGCGCGCACGGTCGGCGAGGTCGCGAGATCGAGGCTTCCGCGCAATTTAAAGAGGAGCGTTCTCCCGCCGTCATCGGTCGTAAGGTCGATGCCAAGCTGATCGTGCGTCATCTGCAGAGGCCCTCGTTTCGCGCCCCGGCAAGGCATCGCCTGGAGGCGCGGCGTGTTAACGCCTAAACAAAACGCTCCGCATCGTCGTCCCAGCGCGCCAGGGGCTCGCCGCGCAGATGCACGCCGCCGACCCAGCGGTCGATGGCGTGCTCGTCGAGCCAATCCGCGTCGCCTGCAAGCACGCGCCGGCCGAGTGCGGTCGGAACCGCCATGCCTTCTTCACTCTCGATAAGGGCGGCCTCGCCGATCGCGAGATCGTCCAACATTCGCGCGAAGGCGCGCTCGCCGAGAAAGTATGCCTCTTCGCGAGCCTGCGCGCGCGAAAAGAGCTCTTCCGTGCGCGCGGGGCCCTGTGCGACCGCATAGAGCGCGTGGCGCTGCGAGCGCGACAGGCCGTCGCGTCTCCACGGGTACTCCTCGCAGAGCCGGCGCAGCGCAGGGCGGAGAAACGGCAGGCCGATCGCATCCTCCCCTGCCGCCGCGTAGAGATCCGCGGGCGTCGCCGACGTGAAGCGCTCCCAACTGCGGCGAGCCGACTTGAAGATCGCCGGTGTCGCCGTGCGCCGCTTCGGAAAGAGCGAGAGAATCTCATCGACGGTCATGTTCGCAAGGTAGTGGTCGCTCTGCACGACCGAGATGCGGCCCGGCTCCAGTTCGAGCTCTTCCAGCGCGGTGAGCGTTTGCAGCAGCTGCAGTTGATCGTAGAGGTCGTGTTCGAACCAGAGCACGATCTCGTCGAACTCGCCGGCGCGCCGAATCTGCGAGTCGCGCCGCTCGAAATCGTGGATGAGGCGTATCGGGCTCTCGTATCCGCGATCTGCAAGGTAGCGCGCGCGCAGCGCGCTCGTACTCTCGAGCGAGAGGCCCGAGGGCACGGGACCTTCGTTGAGCGCGTCGCGCCACGCGATGTGCGTGCCCGAAATCCCCGCCTTCTTCAGCAGGTAGAGCGCGCCGTCGCCGTTGGTGATGTGAAGCGCGGCGGCCGAGCGCTTCACGGCCCGCGCGTCCACCACGTGCCGCCCGGCACGTAGACGGCGGATCCCTCTCCCCAGATCACGTGATTGACGCCGTTACCGTCGACCGAAAGCCCCAGGTAGTCGCCGAAGGGAAACTCGTAGCCGCCGTGGTGCTTGTACGGCGCTCCGTCTTCGCGATTCGAGAGGCGTATCGCGCCGCTCCACGTCGTGCCGCCGTCGGTGCTCCGCGCGTACCACGTGTTCCACGTCTTCGGTCCGTTGCGATCGTCTTGCCAGACCAACCGAAAGTCGCCGGCGCTCGGGCCGGCGGCGATCGCCGGGCTCGTGTTATTGCCGGCGGCGTTGAGCAGTGCCGGCGCGCTCCACCGCTTCCCGTCATCCGAGGAACGGCTGACGTAGAGCGAGTTGGGTGCGTGCTTCGAGTCGTTCCGCGCGAAGACGAAGACGAGATTACCGTGACGATCCGACGCAACCGCATCCTGCCCGGTGAAGAAATCCGGATAACAGTGACGCACGCCGCAGCGTTGCCCTTCGTGCGTCGCCGCGAACGGAACCTCGCGCCAGGTGACGCCGCCGTCCGACGACGCAACGAGCGCGATCTGGCCCGCGCCGGTCTCGTTGCGCCCCAGCTCGCCGTCCACGGCGAACCAGACGGTACCGTCGCTGCCGACGGTCGCACCGTACGAGTAGTACCAGCCTCGGCGCTTCGTCGCGCGCACCGCGGACGACCACGTCGAACCGCCGTCGTGCGAGGATGCGACGTAGAGCGCGTAGCGGTCGTTGTACGAGACGTAGACGTCCTTTCCGTCGCTCGAAACGGCGAGCGTCGGTTTGTCGCTGTAGTGCTGGCGCCCGTCGAGCCGAACGGCTTTCGTCCAGGTTACGCCGTGGTCGCGCGAGCGCGCAAAGACGACGCCAGGCCTGAATCCGTCGAGACAGACGACGTCGATCGTGCCGTTCGCGACCGCCATCTGCGGATCGTATTGAAACGGCACGCGCACGCCGCGACGACAGAGATGGCGCTCCACGCCCCACGTCGTTCCGCTATCGGACGAGGCGCGAAAGAGCAAGTAGTTCGGCCGTTGCCCGGTCGTCAACTGATAGACCCACGACGAGTCCGGATCTGCGGCCACCACCGGTTCCCAACGATAATCGGCGGTCGTGCCCCAGAGGCGTTCGCTCTCGAACCCCGCGCTGGACGCGTAGGGCGCATGCACGTTGCCGGCGGTGCACGACGCGGCGAGCACCACGCAGAGCAGCGCGTAGCGCGCGGCTCGTGCCGTCAGAAGGCTCCGATCCCTTTCGGCGATCCCCAGCCGGTGCACGCTGTGTACGGTCCGTAGCCGTAGCCGTTGCAGGAGCCGCCGAGCACGTAGAGGTCCTTGTGGTGCGACGCTTGCCAGAAAGTGCGGCCGCCGTCTTGTTTGCTCGCGTTGCCCGCGAGGCCGAAGATGCCGGCTACGAGCGGCGCCGAGACGCTCGTGCCGCCGACGGAAAACCATCCGCCATAACCGTACGAGTCGTACGCGGCGACGTCCCACGAAACCGCGCCGGCGTCGTTGGCAAGGCGGCCGTTGCAGTAGGTATCGTGCTGCCATTTCGGCTTCTTGATGCCGGCCGCGCAGCCGCCCTCCGACGGATCCCAGATCGTCTCGACGTAGTTCGAACCGTTTTTCGTCAACAGGGTTCCGCCCACGGAGACGACGGTTGCATAGGCCGCGGGCGCGCCGATGCCGTCTCCGGAATCGCCGCTCGCTGCGACGTACGTAACGTGCTTGTGCGCGAACGCGCGGGGGTTGACGCAATCGCTCGATCCGACGCACGTCCAACTATTCGTTACGATGTGTGCGCCCAGTTTCACCGCTTCGGTCTCGGCGGTCTCGAGATCGGCGCCGTCGGAACCATTCGCTTCGATGAGATAGATCGTGCAGAGCGGGCAGACCGCAGCGATCATCTCGACGTCGAGATCGCTCTCGAGGCCCCAGGAAGAACTCCCCTGCGGATAGTTCGACGTTTCGCCCTGCTGATTGTACTTCGTGAAGGTTGCCGTGCCGAGCGAGTACTTCGCGCGATATGCGGCGAGATCCGAATCGACGTTCGGGTTGTCGTACGCGCCGACGACCGCGACGATCTGGCCGTTCCCCTTCGTTCCGGACGGAAGTTTATAACGGCTTTGAAAATCCGTCGGAGTCAAACCGGCAGTCGCGGGATCGACGCCAGGCTCGATCAGCGCCAAGCAGCGCGCTTCGCCGCGATGCGCCGGACAGACGGCTTTCGCCGCGCGCGCGGCCGGTTCGAGTCCTCCGGGCAGCGGCGAAACCGTTGGCTGGGCTGCGTTGCAGCCCCACAGAAGCGTGAAAAGTAACGCCGTCACTACAACGCGACCACGCCGAGCCCAACAGTCCATCTTCTTGCCCTCCACGTTGAAGGTTCTTCGGAGCCCGAGCGCGCCCTACTGCGCATGAAGACGCTCTTCCTCGGCCCCACCGGCGTCCGCGCCGGATGGCGCTTCCTCGCCTACGTCGCGCTCCTGGTCGGGCTCGAGACGACGCTGCAGCGGCTCGCGCCCTTCGTGCTGACGGCGCTGCATCTCGACGAGAACACGCTCAACGCGCCGGCGTTCGTCGTCGCTGAAATTTTCGAGGGCGTCGCGGTCTTCGGCGCGACCGCCGTGCTCGCGGCCTTTGAGCGCCGGCGGATTGATGCGTACGGCCTGCCGGTTCGCCTAGCGTTCGGCCGGCGGTTTTGGGAAGGCGTCGTGCTTGGCGCGCTCATGGCGGGCGGCGTCGCGGTGGCGATGATCGCCGTCGGAGCGATGGTCGTGCACGGCGTCGCGTTGCACGGCGCCGATCTCATCGTCGAGGCGGTGCTCTGGCTGGTCGTCATGCTCCTCGTCGGATTCAACGAGGAGTATATGTTCCGCGGCTACCCGCTGCAGGCGCTGACCCGCGGCATCGGTTTCTGGCCCGCCGCCGTCGTGCTCTCGCTGCTCTTCGGTGCGGCGCACCTCAACAAAGCCGATGAGAACGCGATCGACATCGCGAACATCGTCGTGCTCGGCCTGCTCATCTGCTTGACGCTGCAACGGACCGGCTCGCTCTGGCTCGCCGTCGGCTTCCATTGCAGCTTCGACTTCATGCAGTTCTTCGTCATCGGCACGCGCAACGGCGGCGCACAGCCGGTCGGACACCTCCTCGACGTCACCTTCCCCGGCCCGGCGTGGGCGAACGGCGGTCCGCTCGGTACCGAGGCGAGTTACTTCATGCTTCCCGCGATCGCGCTGATGCTTGCCTACATCCTCGTGCGCTATCCGAAGCCGAGGCCGTTGATCACAACGGAAGCCACTGCGAGTTCAGGCAGTCGTTAAGCGCGGCGAGATCGGAGCGGCTCGGCGTCGAGGCGTTGACCTTATCGGCGCAGACGCCACCGAGATCGCGCGCGAGAACCTCATTCAAACCCCCGGCCAGATTCTTGTAGTCGCTGCGCTTGGAGGCGTCGGTCGCGATCGCCGGATCGTCAATCATCGAAAAGAGGACGATCACGCTGCTGCCGGCCACGAACGCGCTCCCCACCGCCCGGCTGCCG is from Candidatus Binatia bacterium and encodes:
- a CDS encoding type II toxin-antitoxin system VapC family toxin → MRVLLDTHLLIWALGEPAKLSSSARSIIRDGQNDVLFSPASIWEIAIKLQLRRLQSRLSAYEIAQAAIDSGLEELPIRSVAAACVQQLPLHHRDPFDRILVAQAISEPARLLTVDRSLVPYSDLVVLV
- a CDS encoding carboxypeptidase regulatory-like domain-containing protein — encoded protein: MRWLRAIPAALVILVSLPSHVVAGTTGGITGRVMDAQKHSPLAGVIVTATSPSQSAKSTSDESGTFRFLSLAPDTYALTFTKSGYDPVSQAGVTVIADQVQTYNVSMNPTLRTIARVTAQSGGSLVKAGTTSDVYSINASGQTARQGLSGAGSLNNAYGAIASVPGVMVDPGEVGWWQTVHVRGGDIDQVGYELDGIPVNRAYDNAPQTMLSSLGSQEVQVYTGGVPASSDAQGISGYVNQVIKTGTSPGYADANLSVGYPAFYHQASVEAGGSTPDRTFSYYIGIGGSNQAFNYVNNQNGSNIPDSFFYPVSPVPGNTCGASTCTSTPYDNGYVYTGAPSPVLFTSGLGYSLATQSLRDTIVNFHVGIPQANGLRDDVQALWMTSENLNQYYSSTNDFGANTVDALYGPLTWDDTYSYNGAVMQPFDQAAVKKYFYPSSPPHAFQGLLPNDIRDPNDNGVAVEKLQYQHEFSASSYLRLSGYMLYSNWDINGYNSDAQPYYGWELPYFLPDHTRGLNLSYVNQLSSAHLLSITGAYTYSNLQRWFATYFPSDWPVTSYVGTNGKCYDPSSGLQIGCYDQTQGTLSDPQPPPTYSCKTSPKLPACAAGVDPQWLVTKTFESGNQGLNQVNTAFTGYSINDQWRPDDKLNVNLGLRIEDFQYLFGDTSPNDPARQFWFNAYNAEFCFAPGVNNNKPIDRTQNGVGPCPSVNGVQTVPLAQSPYGALVNTSGGSYTTARFQPRLGVTYSLDSNDVLRGSFGVYARPPNSSWVQYNTIVEDLPKFLGNHFYGYGFNSPDHLIRPDTSYNYDLSWEHRVKGTDWSFKLSPFFRATRDQLQNFYIDPQGGLESGLNVGNQQSSGVEFAVQKGDFAQEGLSGALSFTYTHSQIRYQNFSGTNQNVIDQLNGYIRSYDAFLKGHGGYPCYFFEGYGYTPGAGTNNCKQPGVVQNPYYNQPYQNIFSDTAWYPTYDVIPGPAAAANGYAVPYVVTLLLNYRHQRFAVTNYWNFNSGAEYGAPTAWPGFDPTSCYAPPPSWVAAHGKAADPASCDDFGSLPLFIPDPFTKGYDNLGAFKQPWQLQMGVALSYDVSPRVTARLNFTNLLDICGQRGYAWDNPYVCAYGSLPTNFLYPSGNFYPNSISSRPPPQLQYPYAFWFNGNNTGFLGVVQPLQITGSVSVKL
- a CDS encoding Fe-S cluster assembly protein HesB, coding for MALFELPLRGAGGEPIDFARTVYSHGLAALAPASIEPDPLVYRRAFRVGDRVVEVAVRERGSRLVAETEARVGRRQAAALESAVARMFRLRDDLAPFYALIAGDGALGWAAKGAGRILASPTVFEDVVKTICTTNCAWSATIRMTGALAALGGGAFPDAAQLAATPASWYRDVARMGYRGPYVRAIARDVVSGKLDLESLYGPSSLTEEEVEEVLLALPGIGPYGAAHVMQLVGRHRNLVLDSWTRPKYRRLAGRKQAADATIRRAFARYREYAGLAFWLYLTREWVEE
- a CDS encoding malate dehydrogenase, yielding MKKRIKVAVTGAAGQIGYALLFRIASGQMFGPETELELQLLELEPALGALGGIVMELDDCAFPLLRDVRYGSDVGEAMRGVNWAVLVGAVPRKAGMERSDLLRVNGAIFTEQGRAIDANAAEDVRVFVVGNPANTNALIAMSNAPKIPNDRFFAMTTLDELRARTQLAKKAGVGVGDVARVVIWGNHSTTQYPDFANARVGGKAAHEAIADRAWLENEFITTVQNRGAEVIKARGASSAASAANAAITGVYNLTHDTPAGELYSVGRCSHGEYGVDPGLIFSFPSRTENGVSYIVEGIEQGEFGRAKIEATLEELRKERDAVKELGLIPSN
- a CDS encoding (Fe-S)-binding protein; translation: MTEHALVGYDACIRCGLCLPSCPTYLETMTETSGPRGRISLMKAVAEERLDLLSPGFVGQMSECLDCRACEAACPSGVRYGSLLETARTQIRRAQAPDDAPRSQRIRDLVRSLFARPDRMRLAATLLRIAQQTGLIHAASLFGLRRAAQLAPKIPGDIFVARGQRYEAERPQGLAFLHAGCVMAVAFPGVHRATMRMLARAGLSVTVPAAQGCCGAIALHAGEMDFARELAKTNVAAFEQSGADVYVSNAAGCGSALKEYGELFEDDPEWAPRAAAFSQRVRDVTEVLDAMDLGSPKRALDANVTYQEPCHLAHAQRVTGAPRRLLARIPGLRLVEMEESAVCCGSAGIYNLTEPEMSSRLLRRKTGAIVRSGATIVATANPGCAIQVSAGLREANYPAQVRHVVELLDEAFT
- a CDS encoding STAS domain-containing protein gives rise to the protein MTHDQLGIDLTTDDGGRTLLFKLRGSLDLATSPTVRAAFNDATEKGSRHLIVDLTQLEFLDSTGLGVLIGAHRRLAEHDGSLRLVVADGSIARLLNITGLIGVFAVYNTLEDARREHDRVSVL